Part of the Buchnera aphidicola (Cinara cf. splendens/pseudotsugae 3390) genome is shown below.
GTTATTCATGTCAGAAAGAAAATATGTATACAATCCATATCCACAGTTTATTCAACCGGAAAATCATAGAAAACGCCCTATTTTTATTCGATACGCTATGGAACGTTCCGCAACAATTGACGTTGCTCATAATAAAATTTATTTATCTATCTGTAATTTTAAAAATCCTATTACTGGACGATTCTTACCACGCAAAAGACGTTTAAATGAACATCGTGCTCGGGCTCTTCGAGCTATGATACAAGCCATGCTATATTACTTTAACATAACCTCTACTTTAGTTATGGCTTCCGTAGAGAGACTATCAGACGTGTGTGGTTTATCTACATATTCTAGTGCGGGTAATAAATCTATTACTAGAGCCTCTCGATTAATTACAGAATTCATGGAACCAATCGGATTAATTTGTTGTCAAAAAGTATGGGATAAAATTTTAGGAATGTATATTCCTAAAATTATATTATTACAACCTTTGTTTTTCATGTTGTTTGATATTTCTCAATCGCAACTAATACAAATTAGAATTGCTCAATTACAATGGATAAATATTCAAAGAATATACAATAGAAAATCTCAAATAACGCTTTTTGAAATTGAACAAAGAGCAAAAGATAAGTATATTCAAAGAGCTTTTTGTTTTAGGAACTCCAAACATATGTTCAGTAAACAACAAAAAAAAGCTATAGAAATAATTCGATTAGAAAAAAAACATGCTCATTCCCACATTTTAAAAAATTTAATAAAAAGGTATTCAATTGAAGAACTGTGTTCTATAGGTTTAATTAATTTAAAAAGAAAAGTTAATCTAGAATATTTAAGATTAAAAAGATTAGCTAAACATTCAATTCCTTAATTTGATTTAATAT
Proteins encoded:
- the repA gene encoding plasmid replication initiator RepA, with translation MSERKYVYNPYPQFIQPENHRKRPIFIRYAMERSATIDVAHNKIYLSICNFKNPITGRFLPRKRRLNEHRARALRAMIQAMLYYFNITSTLVMASVERLSDVCGLSTYSSAGNKSITRASRLITEFMEPIGLICCQKVWDKILGMYIPKIILLQPLFFMLFDISQSQLIQIRIAQLQWINIQRIYNRKSQITLFEIEQRAKDKYIQRAFCFRNSKHMFSKQQKKAIEIIRLEKKHAHSHILKNLIKRYSIEELCSIGLINLKRKVNLEYLRLKRLAKHSIP